The genomic window TGAATTGCAAAGGACTTTTCTACCCCATCAAAGGAATCTGCTAATCCTTCTAATTTTTCAAGTCGTTTAATATAAGTTTCAAGAGTTTCTCTTCTAGCACCTGGTCGTGATGCTGAAATAGCATCAGCAGCTTGAACTAATACAGCCTCTATGCTTTCAGGTTCAATATCACCATGATGTGCTGCTATAGCATGTATTACACCTTGGCCTTCACGATGTTTCTTAGCTAAATCTACACCAATTTCTACATGTGGGCCAACAACCTCATGATCTACAGATTTACCAATATCATGTAACAAACCAGCTCTTTTAGCAAGTTGTATATCAACTTCAAGTTCCGCAGCCATAATACCTGTAAGATGAGCTACTTCAACAGAATGCTTAAGAACATTTTGACCATAGCTCGTCCTATATTTTAGCCTTCCAAGTAATCTTATTAACTCAGGATGCAATCCATGAACTCCCACTTCAAATGCTGCTTGCTCTCCAACATCCCGTATCTCTTGTTCGATTTCTTTTTGCGCTTTTTCTACCATTTCTTCTATTCTAGCAGGATGGATTCGACCATCAGATACCAAATATTCCAATGCAACTCGTGAAATTTCACGACGTATAGGATCAAATGAAGATAATATTACAGCCTCTGGAGTGTCATCAATGATTAAGTCCACTCCGGTTAAGGTTTCAAAAGTGCGTATATTCCTACCTTCACGCCCAATTATTCTACCTTTCATTTCATCATTAGGTAATGCAACTACTGAAACTGTAGTTTCAGAAACAACATCTGCTGCACATTTTTGTATTGCTAAAGATACAATATTTTTAGCTCTTCTGTCTCCTTCTTCTTTAGCCTCTGCTTCAATGTTCTTTATCATTAACGCAGTTTCCTGTCTTATTTGTTGCTCTACATTTTCAAGAAGTAATTCTTTGGCTTCTTCAAAGCTTAATCCTGAAAGACGTTCGAGCTCTTTAAGTTGTTGCGTAAGGACCATTTGTAAATCATTTTGAGTTTTTTCTATTTCTTTTTCTTTCTCATTTAAACTGTTTTCCTTACGTTCTATATTTTCTGATTTTTTATCAAGAGTTTCTTCCTTTTGGATTATTCTACGTTCTATTCTATCTAATTCTCGCCGCCGTTCTCTTAAATCTTTTTCAGATTCTTGTCTATTACGATGAATTTCATCTTTTGCTTCTAGCAGTAGCTCTTTTTTCTTAGCTTCAGCTTCTTTTGCAGCTTCATCTAAAATTCTTTCAGATTCTTCTTCTGCAGCTCCAATACGACTTTCCGCAATAAATCTTCTACCATAATAGCCAGCAACCAATCCGACAGCAAGAGATAGTGTTATTACTAAAAAACTAACTAATGTCGTTATTATGTTCACCTCCTTTAATTTTATGTGTTTTTAATTTCATTAGATTTTAAACACTTATTTAAAAATAAAAAAACCGAGTTTCCTCGGTTTGAAAGAAGTATATCACCAAAATTTGTATTAATAATACTTATAATAACTTATCAATAATAAATATTATAATATTATTCTATTCTCAACCTAAACAGACACTATTATTATACAAGTAATATTGTTTACCACTTTTTATTTTATTTATAAATATATGTTTAATATAAATTTAAATATCTATAATCAACAAGTAGTCTATCTATATGGTTAAGTTTTTATTAGGTGATACTTCTTGTCAGGGACCTTATTTAGATTTTAGTAAGTTTCTAGGTTGGTGTCAAGCTTCCTCTGTAGTGTCTTCTTCATTTAATGCTAACATTTTTTCTTTAACTTTGTTTTCTAGTGTTGAGTAAAACTCTGGATTGTTTTTTATGTATTCTTTAGCATTTTCTCTACCTTGCCCTAAACGTTCACCTTCATATGAGTACCAAGAACCACTTTTTTGAATAATATTTAACTCTGCACCAATATCTAATAAATCACCTTCTCTAGAAATTCCAATACCATACATTATGTCAAATTCTGCAGTTCTAAAAGGAGGTGCTACTTTGTTTTTTACTACTTTTGTTCTTGTTCTACTACCAGTCATTTCAGTTCCTTGCTTTATAGCTTCCCCTCTTTTTACTTCTAGCCTAACTGATGAATAAAACTTCAAGGCCCTTCCTCCAGTAGTTGTTTCCGGACTACCATAGACTATCCCGACTTTTTCTCTTATTTGATTTATAAATATGACACATGCTTTCGACTTACTTATATGAGCTGTAAGTTTTCGTAAAGCCTGTGACATTAACCTTGCTTGTAAGCCTACATGTACATCTCCCATTTCACCATCTAGTTCTGCTCGTGGAACAAGTGCTGCCACAGAATCAACTACTACTATATCTATAGCACCACTCCTTACTAAGGCTTCTGCAATTTCTAAGGCCTGTTCGCCACTATCAGGTTGTGCAACTAATAAATTTTTAACATCAACACCTAATCTGCGGGCATAGAGTGGATCTAAGGCATGTTCTGCATCAATAAATGCCGCCATACCTCCTTCTTTCTGAGCTTGAGCTACAGCATGTAATGCTACAGTTGTTTTACCTGATGATTCAGGTCCAAACACCTCTACTACCCTACCTCTTGGAACTCCCCCAACCCCAAGAGCAATATCTAATGATATACACCCAGTAGAAATCACTTCTACATTCATTGCAGTTTTATCTCCAAGTTTCATTATCGAACCTTTTCCAAATTGCTTTTCAATACCCTTAATTGTATTATCAAGTGCTTCAACTTTACCTTTATTAACTTCTTTTTCCATAGTTGCACCCTCCTCAAACATATGTTCGTTTTTTATAGTATAATAATGGATATAAAAATTGTCAATTAATTTTATCCAAGTAATGAAAATCTTCCTAATTCTGAATATTGTGGACCATTAGAAGATAGTTTACTTTCCATTAATTTAAATTCGTTAATGGAAAATCTTAATTTTTTAATATTATTTTGCATAGCATTACACTTTTTCATGAACTCTTGTTTATTATCTTCTGATCGAATCCTTCCTAAAGTAAGATGAAAGTGATGGTTTCTTTCTGTTTCAAATCCTAAATTTCCAAGATATGCATCTACTCTATTGGTAAGAAAACTCGCTTTGTCCAATTCCCCTTTTAATCCAATCCAAACTACTCTTGGACGTATATGATTAGGAAAAAAACCTATTCGATCTAATATTAGATCAAAGTTAGGACAGTTTTCTCCAACTATTACAAGATTATGTTTAATCTCTTTTAATTGATTCTCATTTATATTTCCTAAAAATTTAACAGTTAGGTGATAATTTTCATATTCTACCCATTTGACATCTGGTTCAACTGTATTTAACTCAGTTTTCACTTTAGAAACATAGTCTTTAACTGTCTTTGGTATGGGTATAGAAATAAATGTCCTCATAATTATATCCCCACCATTACAATTATTTTATTTTTTTTCTTATTAAATCTAGTGCTGATTTTGCTGTTAACATTCGAATTGCATCTCGATCTCCTACAAAACGCAACTTTTTTACTGTACAATAATTGTTAAAAGCAATTGCTATATAAACTTCACCAACAGGTTTTTGCTCAGTCCCACCATCAGGACCAGCTATACCAGTAACCGCAACTCCTATATCTGCATCTGATACCTTTAAAGCTCCTTTTGCCATTTCATATGCAGTTTCCTCACTAACAGCACCATTTTTATTTATTGTATTTTCCTTAACATCTAATAAACCTATCTTTGATTTATTACTATATGATACTATTGTGCCCCAAAACACACTTGAACTACCCGGTACATCAGTAATTAATTTTGATATAAGTCCTCCTGTACAAGATTCAGCAAAAGCAATTGTTTTTCCTTTTTTATCTAATAATTTTACTATATTAGAAGGTAATGTTTCTTCATCATACCCATAAATATAATTCGATGTTTTTTCAATAATATTATTGACGACTATATCAAGGTTTTCTTGACTTTCTTTAAAATCTTTTCTATCAGCTGTTACCCTAATATGCACTTCTCCTTCATGTGCAAGTAAAACAATACTACAGCCATTAGGATTATTCATAACTTCGGCAATCATCTCTTCAATTTGAGATTCTCCCGGACCTATTACCTTTATAACTTTGGTAGCAATTTTTTTCTCTTCAAGATTTAATTCTCTTATTAAAAGTGGTTCCACCTCATCTTCATACATCTTTCTCATTTCATTAGGTGGACCAGGTAGCAGAATTGTTTTTTTGTTTCCTTTGTCTATGTACATCCCTGGTGCTGTACCTATTGAGTTTTTTAATATGATAGCATCTTTGGGAAACATAGCCTGTTTTATATTGCTTTTAGGCATATCTCTATTTCTTTTAGCAAAAAAATTTTGCAAATTATCTTCTACTTTCTTATTTAAAACAGATTGAATACCTAGAACTTCACATGCTATTTCCTTTGTTAAATCATCTTTTGTAGGTCCTAATCCACCAGTGGTAATCACAACATCGGCAGATTCTAATCCAAGCTTAAATGCTTTTATTAAATTTTCTTTATTGTCTCCCACAATACTCTTACCAATAACCTTAACACCTAATTTCTCTAGTCTTTCTGAAATGAAAATTGAATTAGTATCTAATGTTAATCCTAACAACAGTTCAGTTCCTGTAGATATTAAATATGCAGTTTTCACTTTAATTCCTCCCTAATTTTATCCAACTGCCTTGCATTTCCAGGCTTATTATAAATAAGTCAGTTCTTGTTTTTAAATTTTTATTAGTAATAAATTTAATTTTTACAGTAGAACTATATTTTCTTATTATAAACTTTTGGTTTCACTACGAAAAGCTAAACTTAGACTATGGAATCGGCTGAGTAAACATGTTTACTCAGTCTTAAATTTTTTGTAGTTTCTTTTTACAGCAGAATCTCTTTTTTATTAACATAAAAAAACCCTGCAATTTAATGCAGGGTTTAAATGAAACTTTATTATACAGCTAACTTATTGTTAGAGTTTAATAGCTTTACAAAAGCTCGTCTATCTAGAGATTCCTCCTGTAATAGATGCTCTGAAATATTGTATAGTGTATTAATATTATCTTTTAATAATTGTTCAGTTTCTTTCTCTAAATTAACTAGTATTTCCTTACATTCATTATAAAGTTTTTCCTTAGGCACTTCTTCAATGCTAACTACTCCCAATGAAGATAAACCAGATTCAACTATTTCCCTTGAAACCTTCCAGGCTTGATTAAAATCGTTTTTAGCTCCTGTGCTTCTATTTCCATATTTAAAATCTTCAGCAATTGCACCAGCAAGTGCAACCATTATATGCTTTTCTAGCTCTGAACGAGTGTATAAATATTGATCATCTTGAGATGATTTTCTCATAAACCCTAATGCTTTTCCACGAGGAACAATTGTAAGTGATGATACTGAGCCTTCTTCAACAAGCTCACTGATTAATGCATGACCACTTTCATGAACACTTACTCTTTCGACCTCTTTCTGACTAGGTCTACGATCTAATTTTTCACCCATTATTACTTTATCAATTGCCTCAATGAAATGACGATGTTCTATTTTTTGAGCATCTTCTCTTAATGCTAGAATAGCTGCTTCATTTGATAAACTTTCTAATTGGGCACCTGAAAAGCCAAAAGTTGCTCTAGCTATATCATCAATATCAATATCTTCTGCTAAAGGTTTATTTTTTGTATGAATGCTAAAAATTTTTGATCTACCGCTTTTGTCAGGTAAAGTAACTTGTACTTGACGATCAAAACGGCCTGGTCTTATTAAAGCAGGATCTAACATATCTGCTCTATTTGTAGCTCCTACCAGTAATATTCTGGTTTCATCATCAGGATTAATTCCATCCATTTCTACTAAT from Candidatus Syntrophocurvum alkaliphilum includes these protein-coding regions:
- the rny gene encoding ribonuclease Y is translated as MTTLVSFLVITLSLAVGLVAGYYGRRFIAESRIGAAEEESERILDEAAKEAEAKKKELLLEAKDEIHRNRQESEKDLRERRRELDRIERRIIQKEETLDKKSENIERKENSLNEKEKEIEKTQNDLQMVLTQQLKELERLSGLSFEEAKELLLENVEQQIRQETALMIKNIEAEAKEEGDRRAKNIVSLAIQKCAADVVSETTVSVVALPNDEMKGRIIGREGRNIRTFETLTGVDLIIDDTPEAVILSSFDPIRREISRVALEYLVSDGRIHPARIEEMVEKAQKEIEQEIRDVGEQAAFEVGVHGLHPELIRLLGRLKYRTSYGQNVLKHSVEVAHLTGIMAAELEVDIQLAKRAGLLHDIGKSVDHEVVGPHVEIGVDLAKKHREGQGVIHAIAAHHGDIEPESIEAVLVQAADAISASRPGARRETLETYIKRLEKLEGLADSFDGVEKSFAIQAGREVRIIVKPDSIDDLQSIVLSKDIAAEIEQELDYPGQIKVVVIRETRSVEYAK
- the recA gene encoding recombinase RecA, with amino-acid sequence MEKEVNKGKVEALDNTIKGIEKQFGKGSIMKLGDKTAMNVEVISTGCISLDIALGVGGVPRGRVVEVFGPESSGKTTVALHAVAQAQKEGGMAAFIDAEHALDPLYARRLGVDVKNLLVAQPDSGEQALEIAEALVRSGAIDIVVVDSVAALVPRAELDGEMGDVHVGLQARLMSQALRKLTAHISKSKACVIFINQIREKVGIVYGSPETTTGGRALKFYSSVRLEVKRGEAIKQGTEMTGSRTRTKVVKNKVAPPFRTAEFDIMYGIGISREGDLLDIGAELNIIQKSGSWYSYEGERLGQGRENAKEYIKNNPEFYSTLENKVKEKMLALNEEDTTEEA
- the thpR gene encoding RNA 2',3'-cyclic phosphodiesterase; amino-acid sequence: MRTFISIPIPKTVKDYVSKVKTELNTVEPDVKWVEYENYHLTVKFLGNINENQLKEIKHNLVIVGENCPNFDLILDRIGFFPNHIRPRVVWIGLKGELDKASFLTNRVDAYLGNLGFETERNHHFHLTLGRIRSEDNKQEFMKKCNAMQNNIKKLRFSINEFKLMESKLSSNGPQYSELGRFSLLG
- a CDS encoding competence/damage-inducible protein A, which codes for MKTAYLISTGTELLLGLTLDTNSIFISERLEKLGVKVIGKSIVGDNKENLIKAFKLGLESADVVITTGGLGPTKDDLTKEIACEVLGIQSVLNKKVEDNLQNFFAKRNRDMPKSNIKQAMFPKDAIILKNSIGTAPGMYIDKGNKKTILLPGPPNEMRKMYEDEVEPLLIRELNLEEKKIATKVIKVIGPGESQIEEMIAEVMNNPNGCSIVLLAHEGEVHIRVTADRKDFKESQENLDIVVNNIIEKTSNYIYGYDEETLPSNIVKLLDKKGKTIAFAESCTGGLISKLITDVPGSSSVFWGTIVSYSNKSKIGLLDVKENTINKNGAVSEETAYEMAKGALKVSDADIGVAVTGIAGPDGGTEQKPVGEVYIAIAFNNYCTVKKLRFVGDRDAIRMLTAKSALDLIRKKIK
- a CDS encoding AAA family ATPase, with translation MKKEIATGSGVAGIIFLAILGLNVFPFVLFALLIGGFFYFMMNQGKMKLANVGENIKNTNFMKFEDIGGQDSAINELKEALQFLLKPDNTKKMGIRPLKGVLLVGPPGTGKTLLARAAAGYTSSEYIAASGSEFIEMYAGVGAKRIRQLFSDARKKASNSKNKSAIIFIDELEVLGSKRGGNSSHMEYDQTLNQLLVEMDGINPDDETRILLVGATNRADMLDPALIRPGRFDRQVQVTLPDKSGRSKIFSIHTKNKPLAEDIDIDDIARATFGFSGAQLESLSNEAAILALREDAQKIEHRHFIEAIDKVIMGEKLDRRPSQKEVERVSVHESGHALISELVEEGSVSSLTIVPRGKALGFMRKSSQDDQYLYTRSELEKHIMVALAGAIAEDFKYGNRSTGAKNDFNQAWKVSREIVESGLSSLGVVSIEEVPKEKLYNECKEILVNLEKETEQLLKDNINTLYNISEHLLQEESLDRRAFVKLLNSNNKLAV